CGTCTTTTATTTCATAAAACGACTAACGAACCAGAGAATAAAACTTAAGAGTATACTTAATAGAAGACACGTGGCAAGGGGAAAATATAAACTAAAATTATTTTTCTTGATTAAGATATCCCCGGGAAGCTTCCCTAACCAAGGAATCCTCTCTCCTAAAACAAAAATAATCCCCAAGCCAAAAAGAACTATCCCTAAAAATATTAAAAATCTGCCAAATGCGCTAATCATTTAAATCTTTCTTTGCTAACCTTTCTTCTCTTTCTATTTTACTGTAAATACAACCACAATAATTCTGGCGATAAAGTCCTATTTCTTTTGCTTTGTTCTGTGCTTCATGAAATCCTTCTCTAAAATCATAATATAAAAATTTAACTTTATATTTATCGGCAATCTCTTCGCCCAATATTTTGATTTTACTCTGGTCCTGAAACGGACTTACCAAGAGTGTCGTTGAGAAAGAACCAAAATCATTATCTCTGGCATAAGCAGCGGTCTTAGTCAAACGTAGTTCCCAACATTTAGAACAGCGCGGATAAATCCCCGGATCAACTCTTGTAAAGAAATCTTCGGGTAAATATTCTAAATAAACAATCTTAAAATTTTCCCTCTTAGACAATTCATAAAGAGCCTCCCTCCGTTTTATAAATTCTTCCTCGGGATAAATGTTAGGGTTATAAAAAAAACCGGTAGTTTGGTACCCCTCTTCCTTAAGTTTAGAAAAAGGGTAGATACTACACGGCCCACAGCAAATATGTAATAATACCTTTTCCATTTCAAGTTTAATTAAAGAAACTCTTTCTGTGATTCCTTGGGATAGGGAATACCAAAGTGTTCATAAGCAAGAGAGGTTACTTCCCTTCCTCTGGCGGTTCTCTTTAAAAAACCAATTTTTAGAAGATATGGCTCAACTAAATCCACTAAAGTATCTGGTTCTTCATTCAAGGTAGCAGCAAGGGAATCAATGCCTACCGGTCCACCTTTAAAAGAATCGGTCATCGTCCTCAAAACTTTAATATCCAGAGAATCCAACCCCCGTTTATCAATCCCGAGCATTTCCAGTGCTTTAATGGCTATTTCATGAGTAATTATGCCTTGGCCTTTTACCTGCGCATAATCACGCACCCTGCGTAATAATCTGTTGGCTACCCGTGGCGTTCCGCGTGCACGCCGTGCAATTTCTTGGATTGCTTTCTTATCAATCTCTACAGCTAAAATCTTGGCAGAGCGTTTAACCACTTCCATAATTTCTTCTTCGGTATAAAAATCCAAGTGATAAAAAATGCCAAATCTTCCTCTCAAAGGAGCGCTTAACAATCCGGCTCTAGTAGTAGCGCCGATTAAGGTAAATGGTTTAAGATTAAACTTTATTGTCTTTGCATAAGGGCCTTTGTCCAAAACAAAATCTATTTGGAAATTTTCCATTGCAGGATAGAGGAATTCCTCCACTACTTTGGAAAGCCGATGAATCTCATCTATAAAAAGAATGTCTCCTTTTTCTAAATTGGTAAGTATTCCAATTAGGTCTCCCGCACGTTCTATGGCAGGCCCAGAAGTAGCAGTAATCTTTGT
The Candidatus Omnitrophota bacterium DNA segment above includes these coding regions:
- a CDS encoding DUF2905 domain-containing protein → MISAFGRFLIFLGIVLFGLGIIFVLGERIPWLGKLPGDILIKKNNFSLYFPLATCLLLSILLSFILWFVSRFMK
- the ruvB gene encoding Holliday junction branch migration DNA helicase RuvB, which translates into the protein MQEERERIIVPQETEEDLIFNLSLRPQRLEEFIGQGKVVEGLNITISAALNRKEPLEHILLSGPQGLGKTSLAHIIAHEMGTKITATSGPAIERAGDLIGILTNLEKGDILFIDEIHRLSKVVEEFLYPAMENFQIDFVLDKGPYAKTIKFNLKPFTLIGATTRAGLLSAPLRGRFGIFYHLDFYTEEEIMEVVKRSAKILAVEIDKKAIQEIARRARGTPRVANRLLRRVRDYAQVKGQGIITHEIAIKALEMLGIDKRGLDSLDIKVLRTMTDSFKGGPVGIDSLAATLNEEPDTLVDLVEPYLLKIGFLKRTARGREVTSLAYEHFGIPYPKESQKEFL
- a CDS encoding epoxyqueuosine reductase QueH yields the protein MEKVLLHICCGPCSIYPFSKLKEEGYQTTGFFYNPNIYPEEEFIKRREALYELSKRENFKIVYLEYLPEDFFTRVDPGIYPRCSKCWELRLTKTAAYARDNDFGSFSTTLLVSPFQDQSKIKILGEEIADKYKVKFLYYDFREGFHEAQNKAKEIGLYRQNYCGCIYSKIEREERLAKKDLND